In Zunongwangia sp. HGR-M22, the sequence CGCCGCCTTTTTACAAAAAAATAGACAAATCGGTTTTTCAAATTCATAGCAATTTTTATAAAAATCCTCTTCAATTACAAGAAGGAAATGCATTGGTAGTTGGTGCAGGAGATTCTGGGTTTCAGATTCTGGATGAAATTTCTTCCACCAATCGAAAAACTTATTTCTCTGGTGCAACAGATGTAAAAGTGCTTCCGCAGGAATTTTTGGGAAAAACTTTGTGGTGGTGGTTTTCTAAAACCGGCTTTCTTAGCTTCAGTAAAGATTCTTGGATTGGGAGAAAAATAAACAATAGTCGGCAACCTATTATTGGTACCGATGTAAAGGAGATTTTAAGCCGAACAAATGTAGAAGCTGTTGGTAAAACGTTAGATGCTGAAGGAGAAATTATTTCTACGGAAGAACAAGAGATTTCTGATATTAAAAATATCGTGTGGGCAACCGGATATCGTCCCAATTTTGGCTGGATTGATGGTTTAGAACTAACCAAAGATGGCTACCCGAAACATAAACGCGGCGTAAGTAATACTAAAGGCTTATATTTTATAGGCCTCCCGTGGCTGCATACCCGTGGATCGGCAACCTTGGGAGGTATAAAAAATGATGCAAAATATCTTTCCGATTTTATTGAAAATCAAATTTCCTGATGTTTGTAATTTTCTGATGGTAAGACCAAAAATGGAATTTTCACATTATAAGCTACCTCGTGCACTAAAGAGCTGAATAATAATTTTTCGATAAATGTGTGTTTGTTTTTTATCATCACCAGCATTTCAACTGGATTCTGTTTCTGGTATTCTTTTAAAGCTTCCATAACGCTATCCCGGTTTATTCTACCAAAAACGTAGCCATTCTCATCGAAATACTGTTGCAATGCTACTTTAGCCTTTTCTTGATTTTCATCTAAATCTTTTCCAAAACTTACATTAAGAATATGTACAGTAGATTGAAATTGATCTATAATATTTTTTAGAAACCATAAATCATAAGATTCAAAGTCTAATTTTAAATCATTTGGAAAGAGAATATTTTTTGGTTCAGAATAAGCTGCACCAGCAGGAATTGCCAATAATGGACATTTAGCAGCTTTTATCGCATGTACCGTATTGGTTCCAAAAAGCATTTCACTGCCATCCTGGGCGCCTTCAGTTCCCATTATAATTAGATCGATTTCTTGTTGGGCTACTCGTTCTTTAATCTCTTCATGTAGCATTTTAAAAGTAGAAACTAATTCAAACTCATGGTATTTATTGTGAAACTCTTCTTCAATCCGCTTTAGAAAACGAGATAGATTTTTAGTAGAGTTTTCTTTATAAACTCCATACAAGCTACTGTAAATTATAAAATCTGCATTATAGAGTGTATTCAGCAAAATAAATTTAGTGCGCGAATTTTTAAATAACTGCAAAGCATATTTGATAGCATTATAGGAATTTTCAGAAAAATCGGTTGGTAAAAGAACAGTTCTCATAACTAATAATTTTCATCTAAATTACGAATATTGAGATTGATGAATTATGATAATTATCAGATTAAAAATAGAATTAACAGTGCGTTGTGAGACTTAGAAAATTTTATAATTATTTTTTGTGCCTGTAGTGTAATACTGTTTAAAATGGAAAGAGAGGCAATAGATACAAAAAAAGAATACAATCCTTTTACCCTTAATTTGAAAGGATGGTGGGAGGTGATTAAACAGATTAAAAATGAAATTGGCGAAGATAAGGTAAGCATTGTATCTGCAGGAGTAGCCTTTTATGCATTTTTAGCGGTCTTCCCCGCAATTATGGCACTTATCTCTATCTACGGCCTAGCCACCGATCCCCAGGATATAGAAAGACAAATTAGTGAGCTCTCTGCAATGATGCCCAAACAAGCATTTGAAATTTTACAGCAACGTATCCATGTTTTTCTAGAATCGCACGGTGATAAATTGGGATGGGGAACATTATTTGGAATTTTATTTAGTATTTGGAGTGCAAATAAGGGAACAAATGGATTATTAACCGGTGTAGATATCGCTTATGATACCGAACAAGATCACAATATTTTTAAACAGTATTTAATGGCTTCCATATTCACAGTTGGAGGACTTGCTATGCTAATCTTAAGCATGGTGCTTATCGTTGGATTCCCTGCACTGGTACATAAAATTGGATTACCAGGATATTTAGAAGATATTATTAGTTGGTCGCGATGGTTAATATTAGCTGTTTTAGTCTGCATTTTTTTATGCATGGTATACAAATTTGCACCTGCAAGAAAACAACCCGCACTCCGCTGGGTGATTCCTGGTGCTATATTTTCTACGCTTGTGTGGTTAGCTGCTTCTTACGGTTTTTCTTTTTATGTGAGTAATTTTGGTAATTATGGTGAAGTTTATGGCTCAATATCGGCGGTGGTTGTACTACTACTTTGGCTATATATTACCTGTTTCATAATTCTTCTGGGAGCCGAAATTAATACTGAAATTGTAGATTTTCTAATTAATGAAAAATTAAGTAGCGAGGAATAAACTGAGGTTTTTACAGTTAAAACATTCAATAAAAAGAATTTATTATTTTTTTATGATTTAAAATGAAAATTAACTAAATTTAATAAGAATTATTTATTAAAGCTAGTGATTATGGAAAATGATGCATTCAAAGAAATTAATACTGAATATAGAGTATCCAATTTTGTAGTTGGTAATTGCCTTTCTTACCATAAACACAATCACAAGAAATTATTAACCTCTAAAAAGATAGATACCCTAAAATTTAAGGCTAAATTTTTAAAGCTGAAAAAGAAAAAAGTACCTACGCATTCTATTTCAGTAAATCGAATACTTTTTACTTGTGGCTACAAAGTGATCAAAAACACTTCTTACATTCTAAATTAAACCACAATTATTTTCATGTTTAACTTTATCGCTTTATCTTTAAACAAAAGATAGAGTATGAAAATTTCAGAAAAATTTAATCTATCCGAAAGGCAAGTCGATCGTGTGATCGCCATGGCCTGGGAAGATCGCACTACATTTGAAGCGATTGAATATCAATTTGGACTTACTGAAAAGGATGTTATAAAAATTATGCAAGAACAAATGCACCCAAGAAATTGGAGAAAGTGGCGTGCACGAGTTCAGGGTAGAAAAACGAAACATCAAAAATTAAGAAATTTTGAGTCTGGTAGATTTAAAAGTACTAGACAAAGACATATTACTGGTAACCGACTTTCTAAACCAAAAAAATAATGGCACCAGAAAACGATTATAACTTATCCTCATTAGACTTATTTTTAAGTAAGAAGGATACTAGCTATAAAAACTTAGTTATCCAACAACTTCACCCTCTCACAAGTCTCGATATTTTTGCTAATCATTCTGATAGAATTAGAGATAAAGCTCGTAAGAAAACCGAATTAGCATCTTTAATTAACTTAAGCAAAAAATATAACTGGAACACCAATTTAGATTTTGTTTTAGAGGAAGATTATGAAGCGATGGTGCTTACCAAAGCAGATCAAACAATTCTTTGGACAAACAAAGGCTTTTCTGCAATGACAGGATATCCCGCAAATTTTGCGAAAGGTAAAAAACCTAATTTCCTTCAGGGAAGCAAAACATCTATAGCAACAAGAAAGAAAATTAGAAAAAAAGTATTTTCTAAAACTAGCTTTTCTGATGTGCTTTTAAACTATCGGAAAAATGGTGAGGAGTATTTATGCAGAATTGATATTTATCCTTTAAAAAACAACACTAAAAAGGTAACGCACTTTTTGGCTTTAGAGAAAGAAATTTATGACAATTGAAGAGCGAATAACCAAATCCAAAACAAGCCTTTTTAAAGCTGTTTTTCCAAACACCACAAATCATTACGACACCCTCTTTGGAGGTACTGCCATGCAAATGATGGATGAAGTAGCTTTTATCACTGCTACTAGATTTAGCCGGCAACGTATGGTAACCGTGAGTAGTGATCGGATTGATTTCCAAAAACCTATTCCTGCTGGCACTATTGTAGAACTTATTGGTAAAGTAGCCCATGTTGGAAATTCCAGTTTAAAAGTAAATGTCGAGATCTTTATTGAAGAAATGTACTCAGATCATAGAGAACAGGCCGTAAAAGGAGAATTTACCCTTGTAGCAATAGACAAAGACAAAAAGCCAGTGCCTTTACAACTATAAAAAAGCCATGATACAATTGTATCATGGCTTCAAAAATATTCGGGGCAAAAAAGTGAATTATTTAGTTGTAAAACAAACTGCAGGAACATCAGATGTCTTCTTTTTATTTCTGATATCCGAAATCTTAAAAAGCTCATCAAATAGAACTAAAAGCATATTTTAGTAAAGACCAATAAGCGTTTTATATTATTATTCCTCACTATTTAAAACATTCTATCATAATATATACGGACTTTTAGAGAAAAAGGTTTTAAATTAAATTTATTCAGAATAAAAATCACGCAAAAACTTAAATCATCATCATTTCAATAAAATAAACAAAGTTGCTTTTAACTTAGGTTTATCAAAAGATTAAGAATGAATTACATCATAATCGCCAAAAAAATGCCTTCTTTCATAGTAGATTTAAGAAGTGGAATTGAACTAAACGAGTGGGCAAAATATGATACTGAAGGACAAAGTAGCTTTTATTACAGGAGCAAGCAGTGGCATTGGGAAAGCCATTGCTATAAAATTATCTAAGGAAAACTGTAAGATAGTATTAGCGAGTAGAAATATAGAAAAGCTTAAGGAAATCCAGAAGGATATAAAAACCGAAAGCCTTCTAATTGAAATGGATGTAAGCCAAACAGATAGTGTTGCTAATGGATTTAAAAAGGCAGTAGCAAAATTTAAAACTATTGATATTCTAGTAAATTCTGCAGGCGTAATGCCACTAACTTATTTAAAAAACAGGCATTTAGATGAATGGCTACAAACCATTGAAGTAAATGTAAAAGGAACATTAAGATGTATCCATGCAGTTCTTCCGCAAATGAAAAGTAAGGAAAGTGGGCATATTATAAATATATCTTCTGTCGATGGTAAGGAAGTTTACGAAGGTGGTGCTATCTATGGAGCTTCTAAATCGGCTATCATTACATTATCCAGAGCGATGAGAATGGAACTTTCTCCCGATTATAATATTAGAGTAACCTGTATAGAACCAGGAACTGTAGAAACTAATCTTAGAGATAACATTACCGACGAAGAGCTTCTTAATGACAAAAATTACGATAATGACAAAGAACCTAAACTGCAATCTAAAAATATAGCAGATGCAGTAATTTACGCTTTATCCCAACCAGACAGCGTGAATGTGAACGAATTATTAATTAAACCAACAGGAAAATCATAAACAATTTAAATATGAAAGAGCAAGTAAGATCAACAGGAAAATGGATAGCGGGATATTTAGCAGCAAAGGCTGGTAAAAAAGTTGTAGCAAAAAGCGGATTAATAGGATTAGGATTTGGAGCCGCAGCTGGTGGTGCTTATATAGGATACAAGCTTCTAAAAAAATTAAAAAGACAAGAAGATATTAGCCACAACAACCACGAAATTAAAGGAGAAAAGAAAATCGTTGTTTAACAACCACTTCCTTTTAAAATATAAAAAAAAGCCAGAATGAATCTGGCTTTTTTTATACTTCATTTATAAGAATCAATATATCTAGCTTCAACTAATCACGAACATTTATCACAAAGTCCTTTTACCACCAGATTCGCATCGGTAGCTTTAAAACCGTTAGGCAGACTAATATTGGGTATTGTTTGATCGGTAAGACATTGCGTTTCCCCACATTTAGAACAATGAAAGTGTAAATGCAATTTATCACTAACATTACCTTCTTCTGATGTTTGCAGCGCATATTTTGCTATACCGCTACCGTCTTCAATTTTATGTACCAGACCTTTTTCTTCAAACAATTTCAAACTTCTAAAAAGCGTGGTGCGTTCAGTTTTATCAAAAGCTGCTTCAATATCATTTAAGCTCATCGCTAAAGATTCTTGCGCCATAAATTTATACACCAACAAACGTACTGCTGTGGGCCTAATCCCTTTTGCTTTTAAAATATCTTCTATTTTTTGCATACTATTAATGTTCGTGGCCGCCTTCGCCTTTATTCATTTCTGCCTGCAAATAATAAGCATTATTTAAAGCAAATTTTGCGCCTTTCTCTTCAGGGTTCATAAATGTAATACTTATCCAGTCGCCATCTTCAATACCGGTTTTAACTTCAACAGTAGAAAAGATCCATTTGTCATTATTTTTTTCAGCTTTAAAAATAAAATCTCTATCGTTCTCAGTAAAAATAGCTGCTGTTGGTAAAGCCTCAGTTTCATTATTTTCAGTAATAATTCTTCCCGTAAGATACATTCCGGGAATTAGGTTTTTAGGCTTATTTTCAATTTCAGCATGAATATGAACAGCTTTGGGATTTTCTTCAAACGCCTGCCCTACCGAGATGATTACGGCTTCCATTTCTAAATCGGGTCTTGATTTTAAAGAAATCATCACTTTTTGCCCATTTTCGACATTTTGGATGTCTTTTTCAAAAACCATTAAATCTGCATGAACATCCTTGGTATTTAGTATTTCGAAAAGTTCGGTTTGCGCATCTACATACTGTCCCGTTTTTACATTCACTTTTTCAACAGCACCGTTAATCGGACTAATTATAGGAACTTGTTGGTATATCTTGCCTTGTATGATCTGCTTTGGATTGATATTTAGCAATTTTAGTTGCGCTTTTAAACCACTCGTAGCTTGTTTTGCATTCTGAAATTCGGTTTCTGTAATCTGAAATTTTTCTCCGGAAGACACCCCGGCATCATAAAGCTTCTTTTGGCGTGCGTATTCTTTTTCTTTAAGTTGAAATTGATTAAATGCATTTAAAAACCGAGTTTGAATATCCACAATTTCAGGATGCGAAATATAGGCTAATACCTGTCCTTTATTTACCTGATGCCCTTCAATCACCTCGATACTTTTAATATTTGCACCGTAAACTGTAGTTACCGAAGCCTCATTTTGCGGCGGTACTTCTAATTGTCCATTCGCTTTTACCATCCCTGCCATATTTCGAAGCTTTACTTCACCAATTTCTATGGCTAAAGCATCAAATTGTGAGGCACTAATTTCAACTCCGTTTAATTCTTCATGCGAATTTTCTTCAGCATTAATTTTTGAAGTATTTGATTTCTCTGCAACTTCTTTCGTTTCAGCATTTCCGCAGGCTATTAAAAAGCCCAATGCAAGCAAACTTATAATTGAATATATTTTCATTGATTTTCGTTTTATTTTGTTTTCAGCAATTCACTAAAAACCTAATGTGATTAAATCTTGGTTACCAAGTAAAATTTCATTTCAGCATAAGCCAGTACATATTCTCTGGCGGCATCGATAGCATCCAGCTCGGTTTGCAAAGCTTCTTCAAGGTTTTGAATAAAAGCTACATAATCTAGTGCGCCTTCATTGTAGGCTATAATTGTTCCTTTTCGCTGTTTTTCAGCAATCAATAAAGCTTCTTGTTCATAATATTCCCAAGAAATTTTCCAACTTTGGTATTTTTGTAAGGCTTGTTTTCGTTGCATCAAAAACTCCTGTTTGGCAAAATTAGAGGCTCGATTAGCAATTTCAGCATCGATTTTTGCTGCTTTAGTATTCCCATAACTCTTTCCGCTTAAAAAAGGAATTGAAATACCGGCTTGATACATCACGTACCCGTCTTCTCCTTCAACTTCCTGTTGACCATATTGCAGATTCAAGGTGGGTAGAAAATTTGATTTTTCTTTTTTGAAATTTGCTTCTGCTACCTGTTTTTGTTGTTCCGCAGCATCCAAATAAGGATGTCTGGAAGATTTACCTTCAAAACTATTTTCAATTGATTCCATCAATAATGAAGAAGTGACCGTCACATCCTGGCTTTCGCCTAGCCATAAATTCAATTCACTTAACGTATTGATGTAAGTAACTTTAGATTGCCGTGCTTTTACCAGAATTTGATTTACCTTATTTTGAGCGTTCAATTTCTCTAATTCCGATATTTCTTCAACTTCATATCTCAAATTAACAGCATCATTAAATTTCCCGTAAATAGAATCAAGCTCTTTATAAAGTTCAAACTTTCGCTTTGCTACATAAGCCTCTCCCCAAAGTTTTCGGATTTTTGTAGCCACTTCGATTTTGGATAAATTCAGCTGATTTTCTGCTAATTTTAATTTCTCTTTCTGAAGTTTTAATGCGGAAGCAATTCCGAAGACATTTATATTTTGCTGGCTAAAACCAATACGAGTGTACACCCCATTTCCGTTATCCAGCTCTTCCCCGGCTGTAAAAATGGTTGTTTTCCCGAAATCCCAAGCATTCTTTTTTAGAGCTTCCTCTTTTTTAACTTCCAGTTGCTTGTTCTTTAACAGCGGATAATTTTCCAATCCTATTTCAACCGCCTGATGCATAGTGACTTCCGGTAACAGCTCTATTTCCTGAGCATTACTAAAGTTTGGCAAAACCATCAATACAACGAAACCAGCTCCTGCTAACTTTCTGCTATTTATTTTGAAATTAAAGCCACCTTCTTCTACCCATTTATATAAAATCGGCAACACAAAAAGCGTCAATAAAGTTGAAGTTATTAATCCGCCAATTACTACTGTCGCTAAGGGTCGCTGCACCTCGGCCCCGGCTGAACTTGAAATTGCCATTGGCAGAAAACCAAGCACATCGGTTAGTGCGGTTAATAAAATTGGTCGGATTCTTCTTTTTGTTCCTCGTGAAATTCGTTGTTTCAAATTGGTTTCTCCATCTTCTTTCAGTTCATTTAAACTACTTATTAAAACAAGACCATTTAACACCGCAACCCCAAAAAGAACAATAAAACCAACTCCCGCTGAAATACTAAACGGCATTCCGCGTAACCAAAGTGAAATAATCCCGCCAATAGCGGCTAAAGGAATTGCCATATAAATCATTAGTGTCTGTTTAAAAGATTTTAATGCAAAATAGATAAGAATAAAAATGAGTAGTAAGGCTATGGGAACTACAATTTTTAAACGTTCACTCGCTCTTTCTAGATTCTCGAAAGCACCACCATACCGTACAAAATAGCCAGCAGGTAACTCTAGCTCGGCATCTAATTTATTCTGAATATCATGCACGACAGACTTCACATCTCGATCCCGAATATTAATTCCAACATAAGTTCTTCGATTGGTATTATCTCGACTAATCTGCATGGGTCCCGGCTGATAGCTAATTGTTGCGAGTTCGCTTAAAGGCACACTACTTCCGTCTGGTAGATTAATGTACAATTGCTCGATATTCGATATATTTTGACGGTTTTCTTCTTCAAGCCGAACTACCAAATCAAATTTTCGTTCACCTTCAAAAACTACTCCGGCTTTAGATCCTGCAAATGCAGTTTCTATCATTTGGTTTACGCTTTCGATAGTTACACCGTAGCGCGCCATTTGCGATCTGTCGTAATCTACCGTAATTTGTGGTAAACCGGCGGTGGCTTCTACCTTCATATCGGCTACGCCTTCGATTCCTGAAATAAGATCCCCTATTTCCTGAGCTTTTTCAGCAAGGATATTTAAATCTTCACCATACAATTTTACAGCAACATCTTCTCGAATTCCGGTTAACAATTCATTAAAACGCATTTCTACTGGTTGAGTAAACTCATAGCTTACTCCGGGAATTTCGCTTATAGTTTGCTTCATTTTTTTAATAAGCTCATCCTTTGTTTCCGCAGAAGTCCATTCAGATTTTGGTTTTAGAATAACAAAACTGTCCCCAATATCCATCGGCATAGGATCGGTTGGTACTTCAGAAACACCAAATCGTGTAACCACTTGCTCTACTTCGGGAAAATGATTTAATAAAAGATTCTCAATTTTCGTTGAAGTTGCTACCCCTTCAGAAAGCGAACTTCCTGGTTTTAAAATTACATGAAATGCAATATCGCCTTCATCTAACTGCGGAATAAATTCGCCTCCCATTCTACTAAAAAGATAACCGGCAAAAACCAACAAAATTATTGCTGAGCAAACAATCCATTTAGAAGCTTTTAATGATTTTTGAAGCAAAGGCTCGTATTTTTGCTGAAGCCATCCTACAAAGCGATCTCCCCATCCTAATTTGTCTGACTTTTTGTTTTTCAGAAATAATGCGGAAATCATTGGCACGTAGGTTAAACACAAGATCATGGCTCCCAGCATTGCAAATATGAAAGTTAGCGCCATCGGTTTAAACATTTTCCCTTCGACACCCTCTAAAGCTAAAATTGGTAAAAAGACAATCAAAATTATCGCCTGACCGAAGAATGCAGAATTCATCATTTTTTTAGATGACATACTTACCAGTTTATCCTTTTCAGTTTGATGGAGTTTATTGGTAATCGATTTTCTACTAAATATAAAAACCGTACTTTCTACAATAATCACTGCGCCATCTACAATAATCCCAAAATCGATCGCACCAAGGCTCATTAAATTGGCCCAAACATCAAAAATATTCATCAAAATAAAAGCGAAAAACAAGGATAGCGGGATGGTGCTGGCAACAATTAAGCCGCCTCGAAAATTACCAAGTAAAAGCACCAAAACAAATATTACAATGAGTCCGCCTTCCAGTAAGTTGCTTTTCACAGTAGTTGTAGTATTCGCAATAAGCTCGCTACGATCTAAAAAAGGCTTGATAAAAACTCCGTCCGGCAAAGACTTTTGGATTTGAGCTATTCTATCTTTTACGTTTTCTACAACTTCATTAGAATTTGCTCCTTTCAGCATTAAAACACTTCCGCCAACTGCTTCTCCGTTTCCATTTTTAGTGAGCACTCCGTATCTAATTGCATTTCCTATACGAACCTGTGCTACATCTGCGATGGAAATAGGAAACTTTTCATTTTTAACGACAATATTCTCAATATCCGAAATTGATTTTGTGAGTCCTTCTCCTCGAATAAAATTAGCCTGATGGTTTTTCTCGATATATGCGCCGCCTGTATTTTGATTATTGTTTTGTAAGGCTTCAAAAACTTCAGCCATCGTCACCTGCATCGAACGCAAATCGTCGGGATTCACAGCAACTTCATATTGCTTGATTTTCCCACCGATGCTATTTACTTCCACTACACCGGGAACCATTGCAAATTGGCGTTTTACAATCCAATCCTGAATGCTGCGTAATTTTGTTGGTGTGTATTCGTCTTTAAATTCAGAGTCAACTTCTAGCGTATACTGGTAAATTTCCCCTAATCCTGTAGAAATAGGTCCCATAAATGGCTCACCAAAACCTTCGGGAATATCTTTTTTCACCTTAGCAAGTTGTTCCGCAACTAATTGGCGTGGCAAATAAGTACCAATATCATCGTTAAAAACGATAGTAACCACAGATAATCCGAATCTGGAAACCGACCGGATTTCTTTAACCTCCGGTAAATTCCCCATCGCAACTTCTACAGGATAGGTTACAAATTGCTCGATATCTTCAGTTCCTAAATTAGGCGCCTGTGTAATTATTTGAATTTGATTATTGGTAATATCGGGTTGTGCATCTACAGGAACTTGTTGCATACTCCAAACTCCGGCGGCAATAAGCACTATGGTAAACAACCCGATGATAAATTTGTTATTGACAGAAAAGTCAATGATTCTATTAATCATCAGAAAATTGATTTAAATTCAGAAATAGGAAATAAGAAGAAGTTTATTGCTGAAAAAATTCAGCCTAAATCTTCTAAAATAAATTGATTTTCACTTCTGAACTAAACCTGCGGAGGCGGTATAAAATGATCTGTAAATGCTGAAGAAGTTGTGATTAAATAACCAAAATGTGCACTTAAAACCGAAGGATTAGAAATTTCGAAATTCGGCAAATTATAGGTCATCATATGATTGTGGCAACATTGGCAGTAACAAAATGGTGTACATAAATCGACTGCGCCATCATGATCGCTATGACTTTCTACGACATGAGTGTGCTCTTCATTATCGCTTGCAACATCTGAACATGGCAAAAAGCTAAGCGACAAGAATAAAACAGCTAATATGATTCCTATAAATTTCACAACTCAAATATAACATAGCATATCTGCAATAGCATTGCAATTATTCAAAATTAGTTGCA encodes:
- a CDS encoding DUF6660 family protein, with product MKFIGIILAVLFLSLSFLPCSDVASDNEEHTHVVESHSDHDGAVDLCTPFCYCQCCHNHMMTYNLPNFEISNPSVLSAHFGYLITTSSAFTDHFIPPPQV
- a CDS encoding CusA/CzcA family heavy metal efflux RND transporter, with translation MINRIIDFSVNNKFIIGLFTIVLIAAGVWSMQQVPVDAQPDITNNQIQIITQAPNLGTEDIEQFVTYPVEVAMGNLPEVKEIRSVSRFGLSVVTIVFNDDIGTYLPRQLVAEQLAKVKKDIPEGFGEPFMGPISTGLGEIYQYTLEVDSEFKDEYTPTKLRSIQDWIVKRQFAMVPGVVEVNSIGGKIKQYEVAVNPDDLRSMQVTMAEVFEALQNNNQNTGGAYIEKNHQANFIRGEGLTKSISDIENIVVKNEKFPISIADVAQVRIGNAIRYGVLTKNGNGEAVGGSVLMLKGANSNEVVENVKDRIAQIQKSLPDGVFIKPFLDRSELIANTTTTVKSNLLEGGLIVIFVLVLLLGNFRGGLIVASTIPLSLFFAFILMNIFDVWANLMSLGAIDFGIIVDGAVIIVESTVFIFSRKSITNKLHQTEKDKLVSMSSKKMMNSAFFGQAIILIVFLPILALEGVEGKMFKPMALTFIFAMLGAMILCLTYVPMISALFLKNKKSDKLGWGDRFVGWLQQKYEPLLQKSLKASKWIVCSAIILLVFAGYLFSRMGGEFIPQLDEGDIAFHVILKPGSSLSEGVATSTKIENLLLNHFPEVEQVVTRFGVSEVPTDPMPMDIGDSFVILKPKSEWTSAETKDELIKKMKQTISEIPGVSYEFTQPVEMRFNELLTGIREDVAVKLYGEDLNILAEKAQEIGDLISGIEGVADMKVEATAGLPQITVDYDRSQMARYGVTIESVNQMIETAFAGSKAGVVFEGERKFDLVVRLEEENRQNISNIEQLYINLPDGSSVPLSELATISYQPGPMQISRDNTNRRTYVGINIRDRDVKSVVHDIQNKLDAELELPAGYFVRYGGAFENLERASERLKIVVPIALLLIFILIYFALKSFKQTLMIYMAIPLAAIGGIISLWLRGMPFSISAGVGFIVLFGVAVLNGLVLISSLNELKEDGETNLKQRISRGTKRRIRPILLTALTDVLGFLPMAISSSAGAEVQRPLATVVIGGLITSTLLTLFVLPILYKWVEEGGFNFKINSRKLAGAGFVVLMVLPNFSNAQEIELLPEVTMHQAVEIGLENYPLLKNKQLEVKKEEALKKNAWDFGKTTIFTAGEELDNGNGVYTRIGFSQQNINVFGIASALKLQKEKLKLAENQLNLSKIEVATKIRKLWGEAYVAKRKFELYKELDSIYGKFNDAVNLRYEVEEISELEKLNAQNKVNQILVKARQSKVTYINTLSELNLWLGESQDVTVTSSLLMESIENSFEGKSSRHPYLDAAEQQKQVAEANFKKEKSNFLPTLNLQYGQQEVEGEDGYVMYQAGISIPFLSGKSYGNTKAAKIDAEIANRASNFAKQEFLMQRKQALQKYQSWKISWEYYEQEALLIAEKQRKGTIIAYNEGALDYVAFIQNLEEALQTELDAIDAAREYVLAYAEMKFYLVTKI